A genomic segment from Blastococcus sp. PRF04-17 encodes:
- the xseA gene encoding exodeoxyribonuclease VII large subunit, giving the protein MSSPSSPEAPWPVRTVARKVADWIGRLGEVWVEGQIAQLSRRGGAATVFMTLRDPAADMSIPVTCHRDVADRPGLELTEGARVVVRARPDYYVARGSFSLRATEVRAVGLGELLARIERLRQLLAAEGLFDAVRKRPLPFAPAVVGVITGRDSAAERDVLVTARRRWPAVRFAMHNCAVQGPNAAANVMEGLRRLDAEPDVEVIVIARGGGSVEDLLPFSDEGLVRAIAATRTPVVSAVGHETDTTLVDHVADVRAATPTDAAHRIVPEIGEQRRLVEVLRSRARHVVTVRVEQQERWLESIRTRPVLASPERLLHGREEDVEALRGRARRTLLHRVEGAERDLEHARARVAALSPAATLERGYAVVQKEDGALVRDPSEVADRERLRVRVAGGRLAVRVEREDGQP; this is encoded by the coding sequence GTGAGCTCCCCCTCCTCCCCCGAGGCGCCGTGGCCGGTCCGGACGGTCGCGCGGAAGGTCGCCGACTGGATCGGCCGCCTCGGTGAGGTCTGGGTCGAGGGGCAGATCGCCCAGCTGTCCCGCCGGGGCGGCGCGGCGACCGTCTTCATGACGCTGCGCGATCCGGCGGCCGACATGTCCATCCCCGTCACCTGCCACCGCGACGTGGCCGACCGACCCGGCCTGGAGCTGACCGAGGGCGCCCGCGTCGTCGTCCGGGCGCGGCCGGACTACTACGTCGCCCGCGGCTCCTTCTCCCTGCGCGCCACCGAGGTCCGCGCCGTCGGCCTGGGCGAGCTGCTGGCCCGCATCGAGCGGCTCCGGCAGCTGCTGGCCGCCGAGGGGTTGTTCGACGCCGTCCGCAAGCGGCCGCTGCCCTTCGCGCCCGCGGTCGTGGGTGTCATCACCGGCCGTGACAGCGCGGCCGAGCGCGACGTCCTGGTCACCGCCCGGCGCCGCTGGCCCGCGGTGCGCTTCGCGATGCACAACTGCGCCGTCCAGGGCCCCAACGCGGCGGCCAACGTGATGGAGGGCCTCCGCCGACTCGACGCGGAGCCCGACGTCGAGGTCATCGTGATCGCCCGGGGTGGCGGCTCGGTCGAGGACCTGCTGCCGTTCTCCGACGAGGGGCTCGTGCGCGCCATCGCCGCGACCCGCACCCCGGTGGTCTCCGCGGTCGGCCACGAGACCGACACGACGCTGGTCGATCACGTCGCCGACGTGCGCGCGGCGACACCCACCGACGCCGCGCACCGGATCGTCCCCGAGATCGGCGAGCAGCGGCGGCTGGTCGAGGTGCTGCGCTCCCGCGCCCGCCACGTCGTCACCGTCCGGGTGGAACAGCAGGAGCGCTGGCTGGAGTCGATCCGCACGCGCCCGGTGCTGGCCTCGCCCGAGCGGCTGCTGCACGGCCGAGAGGAGGACGTCGAGGCGCTGCGGGGGCGAGCGCGCCGAACCCTCCTGCACCGCGTCGAGGGCGCCGAACGCGACCTGGAGCACGCCCGGGCGCGGGTGGCGGCGCTGTCGCCGGCGGCGACGCTGGAGCGAGGCTACGCCGTCGTCCAGAAGGAGGACGGCGCACTGGTGCGCGACCCGTCGGAGGTGGCCGACCGGGAGCGGCTGCGGGTCCGGGTCGCGGGTGGTCGGCTGGCCGTGCGGGTGGAGCGAGAGGATGGGCAACCGTGA
- a CDS encoding exodeoxyribonuclease VII small subunit, with protein sequence MSSAEAAEPTTTYEQAREELADVVRRLEAGGLTLEESLALWERGEQLAELCQHWLDRARERLAAAAPADDADRS encoded by the coding sequence GTGAGCAGTGCAGAGGCCGCCGAGCCGACGACCACCTACGAGCAGGCCCGCGAGGAGCTCGCCGACGTCGTCCGCCGGCTGGAGGCGGGCGGACTCACGCTGGAGGAATCGCTGGCCCTGTGGGAGCGCGGCGAGCAACTGGCCGAGCTGTGCCAGCACTGGCTGGACCGTGCGCGCGAACGGCTGGCGGCCGCCGCGCCGGCGGACGACGCCGACCGGTCCTGA
- a CDS encoding DUF4245 domain-containing protein encodes MASPTPAAAPSAAIERAGRMNAANMVRSLLPLVVICLLIAAWTAFRQSGDTGVRTVDPSTTVQLAAARASYPLLAPDGLEEGFRPTSARTDAGDAQDGDPVTLEIGYLTPGERFAGFVVSDDRRAEPLADVLDGAREEGAVDIGGRTWTRSTTEKGETALSVEVAGAVVVVFGSAGDDELETVAAAVEPYND; translated from the coding sequence GTGGCGAGCCCGACGCCCGCGGCCGCGCCGTCCGCGGCGATCGAGCGGGCCGGCCGGATGAACGCGGCGAACATGGTCCGGTCGCTGCTCCCGCTGGTCGTCATCTGCCTGCTGATCGCGGCCTGGACGGCGTTCCGGCAGAGCGGCGACACCGGGGTCCGGACCGTCGACCCCTCCACCACGGTGCAGCTAGCCGCGGCGCGGGCGAGCTACCCGTTGCTCGCGCCGGACGGGCTGGAGGAGGGCTTCCGGCCGACCAGCGCCCGGACCGACGCCGGCGACGCGCAGGACGGCGATCCGGTGACCCTCGAGATCGGCTATCTGACGCCGGGGGAGCGGTTCGCCGGTTTCGTGGTGAGCGACGACCGCCGCGCGGAACCGCTCGCCGACGTGCTCGACGGGGCGCGGGAAGAAGGCGCGGTCGACATCGGCGGCCGCACGTGGACGCGGTCCACCACGGAGAAGGGCGAGACCGCGCTGTCGGTCGAGGTCGCCGGCGCCGTCGTCGTCGTCTTCGGCTCCGCGGGGGACGACGAACTGGAGACGGTGGCAGCCGCGGTGGAGCCGTACAACGACTGA
- the glpX gene encoding class II fructose-bisphosphatase — MSLPVPEGHRPASSSFRSDRPAPDRNLALELVRVTEAAAMAAGRWVGRGDKNGGDGAAVDAMRALIGTVRMKGVVVIGEGEKDEAPMLYNGEQVGDGQGPECDVAVDPIDGTTLMAKGMPNAIAVMAVADRGAMYDPSAVFYMEKIAVGPAAADVVDITAPVAENIRRVAKAKKSSPGDVTVCILDRPRHEQLVSEVREAGARIKFITDGDVAGAIAAAREGTGVDMLLGIGGTPEGIIAACALKCMGGELQGKLWPKDDEERQKAVDAGHDLDRVLRIDDLVRGDVFFVATGVTDGELLRGVRYSSGGCTTQSLVMRSRSGTIRSIDSLHSLEKLRAYSAVPFDRPEN, encoded by the coding sequence GTGTCGCTGCCAGTCCCCGAAGGCCACCGCCCCGCGAGCAGCAGCTTCCGCTCGGACCGTCCGGCCCCCGACCGCAACCTCGCCCTCGAGCTCGTCCGGGTGACCGAGGCAGCGGCCATGGCGGCGGGCCGCTGGGTGGGCCGCGGCGACAAGAACGGTGGGGACGGCGCCGCGGTCGACGCGATGCGCGCGCTGATCGGCACGGTGCGCATGAAGGGCGTCGTCGTCATCGGCGAGGGTGAGAAGGACGAAGCCCCGATGCTCTACAACGGCGAGCAGGTGGGCGACGGCCAGGGGCCGGAGTGCGACGTCGCGGTCGATCCCATCGACGGGACGACGCTGATGGCCAAGGGCATGCCGAACGCCATCGCGGTCATGGCCGTCGCCGACCGCGGCGCCATGTACGACCCGTCGGCGGTCTTCTACATGGAGAAGATCGCGGTCGGCCCCGCCGCGGCCGACGTCGTCGACATCACGGCACCGGTCGCCGAGAACATCCGCCGGGTCGCCAAGGCCAAGAAGAGCTCACCCGGCGACGTCACCGTCTGCATCCTCGACCGGCCGCGGCACGAGCAGCTGGTCAGTGAGGTCCGCGAAGCCGGGGCCCGCATCAAGTTCATCACCGACGGCGACGTCGCCGGTGCGATCGCCGCCGCCCGCGAAGGCACGGGCGTGGACATGCTCCTCGGCATCGGCGGCACGCCCGAGGGCATCATCGCCGCCTGCGCCCTCAAGTGCATGGGCGGCGAGCTCCAGGGCAAGCTCTGGCCCAAGGACGACGAGGAGCGGCAGAAGGCCGTCGACGCCGGTCACGACCTCGACCGGGTCCTGCGGATCGACGACCTGGTCCGCGGTGACGTCTTCTTCGTCGCCACCGGGGTCACCGACGGGGAGCTCCTGCGCGGCGTCCGCTACAGCTCGGGAGGCTGCACGACGCAGTCGCTGGTCATGCGTTCGAGGTCGGGCACGATCCGCTCCATCGACAGCCTGCACTCCCTCGAGAAGCTGCGGGCCTACTCGGCCGTGCCGTTCGACCGCCCGGAGAACTAG
- a CDS encoding DUF1707 SHOCT-like domain-containing protein, translating to MVSDPSSESSPGVRASDADRDAVVARLQAALGEGRIDLDEFGQRADAAYATTTSELDGLVADLPRPGGPPVEIVGMRAAEELRNVFGDITLTVGAVPPQRASTVFGDIRIDLRPLRTDADRIDLYLSTVFGDIDVIVAEGVDAVLEGRAWIGDRKVDLAPVRRLAGTPLVVVHARAAFGDVKLRSLAPGESPSRWRALLDRLAARPLPPLPPMPPLPPPLPPTPPRWP from the coding sequence GTGGTGTCCGATCCGTCGTCCGAGTCCTCGCCGGGTGTCCGGGCCTCCGACGCCGACCGGGACGCGGTGGTCGCCCGGCTGCAGGCGGCGCTCGGGGAAGGGCGGATCGACCTCGACGAGTTCGGCCAGCGGGCCGACGCGGCCTACGCGACGACGACCAGCGAGCTGGACGGACTGGTGGCCGACCTCCCGCGGCCGGGCGGCCCCCCGGTGGAGATCGTCGGCATGCGGGCGGCCGAGGAGCTGCGCAACGTCTTCGGTGACATCACGCTGACCGTCGGCGCGGTGCCGCCGCAGCGGGCCAGCACGGTCTTCGGTGACATCAGGATCGACCTGCGCCCGCTGCGCACCGACGCCGACCGCATCGACCTGTACCTCAGCACCGTCTTCGGCGACATCGACGTGATCGTCGCCGAGGGGGTGGACGCGGTGCTCGAGGGCCGGGCCTGGATCGGGGACCGCAAGGTCGACCTCGCGCCGGTGCGCCGGCTGGCCGGCACGCCGCTGGTCGTCGTGCACGCCCGGGCGGCCTTCGGCGACGTCAAGCTGCGCAGCCTCGCGCCGGGGGAGTCGCCGAGCAGGTGGCGGGCGCTGCTCGACCGGCTGGCGGCCCGGCCGCTGCCCCCGCTCCCGCCGATGCCACCGCTTCCGCCACCGCTTCCGCCGACGCCGCCGCGCTGGCCCTAG
- a CDS encoding class II fumarate hydratase, which produces MGQDAAEYRIEHDSMGEVRVPAWAKWRAQTQRAVENFPISGTPIERELIGALAAIKGAAATVNADLGVLDADIAGAVSEAAATVARGDWDEHFPIDVFQTGSGTSSNMNTNEVIATLATESLGRAVHPNDHVNASQSSNDVFPSAIHIAATRAIVVTLIPALQHLEASLDRKAEEFAEVVKSGRTHLMDATPVTLGQEFGGYAAAIRYGVERLQASLPRIGELPLGGTAVGTGINTPPGFAAAIIEKLAADMDLPLSEARNHFEAQSSRDALVEASGQLKTIAVGLVKIANDLRWMGSGPRTGLGEIYLPDLQPGSSIMPGKVNPVIPEATIQVAAQVIGNDAAVTFAGTTGNFELNVTLPLMARNVLESIRLLANVSRILADRTVDGITANVERCRELAESSPSIVTPLNKYIGYEEAAIVAKQSLREQKTIRQVVVERGYVEQGKLTEQQLDDALDVLSMTHP; this is translated from the coding sequence GTGGGTCAGGACGCCGCCGAGTACCGCATCGAGCACGACTCCATGGGGGAGGTCCGCGTACCGGCCTGGGCGAAGTGGCGGGCCCAGACGCAGCGCGCCGTCGAGAACTTCCCCATCTCCGGCACGCCCATCGAGCGCGAGCTCATCGGCGCCCTCGCCGCGATCAAGGGTGCGGCCGCGACCGTGAACGCCGACCTCGGCGTGCTCGACGCCGACATCGCCGGCGCGGTCTCGGAGGCCGCCGCCACCGTCGCGCGCGGCGACTGGGACGAGCACTTCCCGATCGACGTCTTCCAGACCGGCTCCGGGACGTCGAGCAACATGAACACCAACGAGGTCATCGCGACCCTCGCGACCGAGTCGCTGGGCAGGGCGGTCCACCCCAACGACCACGTCAACGCGTCGCAGTCGTCCAACGACGTCTTCCCGTCGGCGATCCACATCGCCGCCACCCGGGCGATCGTCGTCACCCTGATCCCTGCCCTCCAGCACCTCGAGGCCTCGCTCGACCGCAAGGCGGAGGAGTTCGCCGAGGTGGTGAAGAGCGGCCGCACCCACCTGATGGACGCCACGCCCGTCACGCTCGGCCAGGAGTTCGGTGGCTATGCGGCGGCGATCCGGTACGGCGTGGAGCGCCTGCAGGCGTCGCTGCCGCGCATCGGCGAGCTGCCGCTGGGCGGCACCGCGGTGGGCACCGGCATCAACACCCCGCCCGGGTTCGCCGCCGCGATCATCGAGAAGCTGGCCGCCGACATGGACCTCCCGCTCTCGGAGGCGCGCAACCACTTCGAGGCGCAGAGCTCCCGGGATGCGCTGGTAGAGGCGTCCGGCCAGCTGAAGACCATCGCCGTCGGCCTGGTGAAGATCGCCAACGACCTGCGCTGGATGGGCTCGGGGCCGCGCACCGGCCTGGGCGAGATCTACCTGCCCGACCTGCAGCCGGGCAGCTCGATCATGCCCGGCAAGGTGAACCCGGTGATCCCCGAGGCGACCATCCAGGTCGCCGCCCAGGTCATCGGCAACGACGCCGCGGTGACCTTCGCCGGCACGACCGGCAACTTCGAGCTCAACGTGACGCTGCCCCTGATGGCCCGCAACGTGCTCGAGTCGATCCGGCTGCTGGCGAACGTGAGCCGGATCCTCGCCGACCGCACGGTCGACGGCATCACCGCCAACGTCGAGCGCTGCCGCGAGCTGGCCGAGTCCTCGCCGTCGATCGTCACGCCGCTGAACAAGTACATCGGTTACGAGGAGGCCGCGATCGTGGCCAAGCAGTCCCTCAGGGAGCAGAAGACCATCCGCCAGGTGGTGGTCGAGCGGGGCTACGTCGAGCAGGGCAAGCTCACCGAACAGCAGCTCGACGACGCGCTCGACGTCCTCTCGATGACCCACCCCTGA
- a CDS encoding citrate synthase produces MTETDVALRYDGGELPLPVIPATEGSDGIDTSKLLATTGKVALDIGFVNTASCTSAITYIDGDAGILRYRGYPIDQLASSASFLEVTYLLIYGELPTADQLGEFDQRIRRHTLLHEDLKQFFNGFPRDAHPMPVLSSAVSALSTFYQDSLDPFDEEQVEISTMRLLAKVPTIAAYAYKKSVGQPFLYPDNSCGLVENFLRMTFGFPAEPYDMDPDMVSALDMLFTLHADHEQNCSTSTVRLVGSSHANLFASVSAGINALFGPLHGGANQSVLEMLEAIKRDGGNIPRFVERVKNKEPGVKLMGFGHRVYKNYDPRAAIVKKTADTILGKLGGNNELLDLAQQLEEIALSDEYFVQRKLYPNVDFYTGLIYRAMGFPTRMFTVLFAIGRLPGWIAQWREMIADPSTKIGRPRQLYTGATEREFVPISNR; encoded by the coding sequence GTGACCGAGACAGATGTAGCCCTGCGCTATGACGGCGGCGAACTGCCCCTGCCCGTGATCCCCGCGACCGAGGGGTCCGACGGCATCGACACGAGCAAGCTCCTGGCCACCACCGGCAAGGTGGCCCTCGACATCGGCTTCGTGAACACGGCCTCGTGCACGTCGGCGATCACCTACATCGACGGTGACGCCGGGATCCTGCGGTACCGCGGGTATCCCATCGACCAGCTCGCGAGCTCGGCCAGCTTCCTCGAGGTGACCTACCTGCTGATCTACGGCGAGCTGCCCACCGCCGACCAGCTCGGCGAGTTCGATCAGCGGATCCGACGGCACACCCTGCTGCACGAGGACCTCAAGCAGTTCTTCAACGGCTTCCCCCGCGACGCGCACCCCATGCCGGTGCTGTCCTCCGCGGTGAGCGCCCTCTCGACCTTCTACCAGGACTCCCTGGACCCCTTCGACGAGGAGCAGGTCGAGATCTCGACCATGCGGCTGCTGGCGAAGGTGCCCACCATCGCCGCCTACGCGTACAAGAAGTCGGTCGGGCAGCCGTTCCTGTACCCCGACAACTCCTGCGGCCTGGTCGAGAACTTCCTGCGCATGACGTTCGGGTTCCCGGCCGAGCCCTACGACATGGACCCCGACATGGTCAGTGCGCTGGACATGCTGTTCACGCTGCACGCCGACCACGAGCAGAACTGCTCCACCTCCACCGTCCGGCTGGTCGGCTCCTCGCACGCCAACCTCTTCGCCTCGGTGTCGGCGGGCATCAACGCCCTCTTCGGCCCACTGCACGGCGGCGCGAACCAGTCGGTGCTGGAGATGCTGGAGGCGATCAAGCGCGACGGCGGGAACATCCCCCGGTTCGTCGAGCGGGTGAAGAACAAGGAGCCCGGGGTGAAGCTCATGGGCTTCGGGCACCGCGTCTACAAGAACTACGACCCGCGCGCGGCGATCGTGAAGAAGACCGCCGACACGATCCTGGGCAAGCTGGGCGGCAACAACGAGCTGCTCGACCTCGCCCAGCAGCTCGAGGAGATCGCGCTCAGCGACGAGTACTTCGTCCAGCGCAAGCTGTACCCGAACGTCGACTTCTACACCGGCCTCATCTACCGGGCGATGGGCTTCCCGACCCGGATGTTCACGGTCCTGTTCGCCATCGGCCGGCTGCCCGGCTGGATCGCCCAGTGGCGGGAGATGATCGCGGACCCGTCGACGAAGATCGGCCGGCCGCGGCAGCTGTACACCGGCGCCACGGAGCGTGAGTTCGTCCCCATCAGCAACCGCTGA
- a CDS encoding NlpC/P60 family protein, with product MPAPRTSSRTSPSGQVKRPALSARETAVLREALALRARAAAGETLTAAQLELVRSAAGLAARTGRSPAAPRPRASVKGRPPARRTARKKPAARRAAAGRRDRPRASWRTRIGVVAMSTLLMPAAAAMTLSGSPDGGVGGTDDVTTLALAAQSTLLAQAGQYRQLEQELSRRTDELEQARLAEEAAQLRVDAARVAVGSRAAELYTSAPVERYPLLGLDVRNASGTSDVLFHQAVADRADRDLERTVVRAERTVAALETATARVATAAAAVEEVSARAAQVLAEVRDEIGGLGTAVTARLAGLGAPVGGAAQARNQQAMARWQTYLARLDDAGIGLPTAAELSDATQLPMGLSPALDADRRPVPGIAWAVIGSSPVTVLPAETVAAVSTALSQLGKPFAPATTGPETYDCGGLAASAWLLAGYALPTNPQEQWAVGAPVPAAQLNTGDLVFSPGGRDVGIYLGDGDVLSASAATGQVGVRDLVPGSSATRVTLPTPAASNPPLPLDGRAGNCGAVPPPPGKAPSPAWGGYANGRIPGDALCELGVYRHALRCDAAHSYKLMSEAFQEAFGSRLCITDSYRSYASQVSAYARKPALAAWPGTSNHGWALAVDLCGGINVAGSPQWNWMVANAGRFGWVQPTWAAPGGEKPEPWHWEYGYIS from the coding sequence GTGCCTGCGCCACGCACGTCCTCCCGCACGTCCCCGTCCGGGCAGGTGAAGCGGCCGGCGCTCAGTGCCCGCGAGACCGCTGTCCTGCGCGAGGCCCTCGCCCTGCGTGCCCGCGCCGCCGCCGGGGAGACGCTCACCGCGGCGCAGCTGGAGCTGGTCCGATCCGCCGCGGGCCTGGCCGCCCGCACCGGCCGGTCCCCGGCCGCCCCGCGTCCGCGCGCATCGGTGAAGGGACGTCCGCCGGCGCGTCGCACAGCCCGGAAGAAGCCGGCCGCCCGTCGTGCCGCGGCCGGCCGTCGGGATCGGCCGCGGGCCTCATGGCGGACCCGGATCGGCGTGGTCGCGATGAGCACCCTGCTCATGCCGGCCGCAGCCGCGATGACGCTGTCCGGCAGCCCGGACGGAGGCGTCGGCGGCACCGACGACGTGACCACCCTGGCGCTCGCCGCGCAGAGCACGCTGCTCGCCCAGGCCGGCCAGTACCGACAGCTCGAGCAGGAGCTCTCCCGGCGGACCGACGAGCTCGAGCAGGCCCGGCTGGCCGAGGAGGCCGCGCAGCTGCGCGTCGACGCGGCGCGCGTCGCCGTCGGCTCGCGCGCGGCCGAGCTGTACACGTCTGCTCCGGTCGAGCGCTATCCGCTCCTGGGGCTCGACGTGCGGAACGCCTCGGGGACGTCCGACGTGCTGTTCCACCAGGCCGTGGCCGACCGGGCCGACCGGGACCTCGAGCGCACCGTCGTCCGCGCGGAGCGCACGGTCGCGGCCCTCGAGACGGCGACCGCCCGGGTCGCCACGGCCGCGGCGGCGGTCGAGGAGGTCAGCGCCCGCGCGGCGCAGGTGCTGGCGGAGGTGCGGGACGAGATCGGCGGTCTCGGCACCGCCGTGACCGCCCGTCTCGCCGGGCTCGGCGCGCCGGTCGGCGGGGCGGCCCAGGCGCGCAACCAGCAGGCCATGGCCCGCTGGCAGACCTACTTGGCCCGGTTGGACGACGCCGGAATCGGGCTGCCCACCGCGGCGGAGCTGTCCGATGCCACCCAGCTCCCGATGGGCCTGTCCCCGGCGCTGGACGCGGACCGCCGGCCGGTTCCGGGCATCGCCTGGGCGGTGATCGGCAGCAGCCCGGTCACCGTGCTGCCCGCCGAGACGGTCGCGGCGGTCAGCACCGCACTGTCCCAGCTCGGCAAGCCCTTCGCGCCGGCGACGACCGGCCCGGAGACCTACGACTGCGGTGGCCTCGCGGCGAGCGCCTGGCTGCTGGCCGGGTACGCCCTCCCGACCAACCCCCAGGAGCAGTGGGCCGTGGGGGCGCCCGTGCCGGCGGCCCAGCTGAACACCGGCGACCTGGTGTTCTCGCCCGGCGGCCGCGACGTCGGCATCTACCTGGGCGACGGCGACGTGCTGAGCGCCTCGGCCGCCACGGGGCAAGTCGGCGTCCGCGACCTCGTGCCCGGGTCGTCGGCGACCCGGGTGACCCTCCCGACGCCCGCCGCCTCGAATCCGCCCCTGCCCCTGGACGGCCGGGCCGGCAACTGCGGCGCGGTCCCGCCCCCGCCGGGCAAGGCGCCGAGCCCGGCCTGGGGCGGCTACGCCAACGGGCGGATCCCGGGCGACGCGCTCTGCGAGCTCGGGGTCTACCGGCACGCCCTGCGCTGCGACGCGGCCCATTCGTACAAGCTGATGAGCGAGGCCTTCCAGGAGGCGTTCGGCAGCCGGCTGTGCATCACCGACTCCTACCGGTCCTACGCGTCGCAGGTGTCGGCGTACGCGCGCAAGCCGGCGCTGGCCGCCTGGCCCGGCACGTCCAACCACGGCTGGGCGCTGGCGGTCGACCTGTGCGGCGGCATCAACGTCGCCGGTTCACCGCAGTGGAACTGGATGGTGGCAAACGCCGGGCGCTTCGGATGGGTGCAGCCGACCTGGGCTGCGCCCGGCGGCGAGAAGCCGGAGCCGTGGCACTGGGAGTACGGCTACATCTCCTGA
- a CDS encoding YncE family protein, with protein MRRTATVALAATLATTAVTTGAATAQGAPGGSAPPREVMFVGNNWDGTATVVDPRTYRPITTIDTIPDRAERMAEILASPDKLAFYLAIQAAIGEGNAQYTDDMFTTHDGRLLAVSRPSFADVVGIDLTSGDVVWRFPMEGYRSDHMGVSPDGTRLLVSDSTANKVHELDILTGEKTGEFPSGDSPHENNYTADGERVFHASIGRVYTPVDRPVLREPYDTQKGERYLQTVRTDDLSIEHRWDMGRELEEAGHPGMESAVRPMTLAPDERYVYLQVSFFHGWIEFDTQAPDIDGTTTYAGEPAVGAVTRVVDLPKRTTEPRENYVLDSAHHGMTMNASGTTLCAAGTMDGYAAIVDRSTAHHALVDVGEKPYWSTNGPDGETCWVSVSGEDAVVVIDYATADVLAEVPVGDHPQRVREGVVARDVLRSWR; from the coding sequence ATGCGCCGCACCGCCACCGTTGCTCTTGCCGCCACGCTCGCCACGACCGCCGTCACCACCGGAGCGGCCACCGCCCAGGGCGCGCCCGGCGGTTCCGCTCCGCCGCGGGAGGTCATGTTCGTCGGCAACAACTGGGACGGCACCGCCACCGTCGTCGATCCACGGACCTACCGGCCGATCACCACGATCGACACGATCCCCGACCGCGCGGAGCGGATGGCCGAGATCCTCGCCAGCCCCGACAAGCTGGCCTTCTACCTCGCCATCCAGGCGGCGATCGGCGAGGGCAACGCGCAGTACACCGACGACATGTTCACCACGCACGACGGCCGGCTGCTCGCGGTCAGCCGCCCGAGCTTCGCCGACGTCGTGGGCATCGACCTGACCTCCGGGGACGTCGTCTGGCGCTTCCCGATGGAGGGCTACCGCTCCGACCACATGGGCGTCTCGCCGGACGGCACGCGGCTGCTGGTCAGCGACTCGACCGCCAACAAGGTGCACGAGCTCGACATCCTCACCGGCGAGAAGACCGGCGAGTTCCCCAGCGGCGACAGCCCGCACGAGAACAACTACACGGCCGACGGCGAGCGGGTCTTCCACGCCAGCATCGGCCGCGTCTACACCCCGGTCGACCGGCCGGTGCTGCGCGAGCCGTACGACACGCAGAAGGGCGAGCGGTACCTCCAGACCGTGCGCACCGACGACCTGTCGATCGAGCACCGCTGGGACATGGGCCGCGAGCTCGAGGAGGCCGGCCACCCCGGCATGGAGTCGGCGGTCCGGCCGATGACGCTGGCACCCGACGAGCGGTACGTCTACCTGCAGGTGTCGTTCTTCCACGGCTGGATCGAGTTCGACACCCAGGCTCCCGACATCGACGGCACGACGACCTATGCCGGTGAGCCCGCCGTCGGCGCCGTCACGAGGGTCGTCGACCTCCCGAAGCGGACCACCGAGCCGCGCGAGAACTACGTGCTCGACTCCGCGCACCACGGCATGACCATGAACGCCTCCGGCACGACGCTCTGCGCCGCCGGGACGATGGACGGCTACGCGGCGATCGTCGACCGCTCGACGGCCCACCACGCGCTCGTCGACGTCGGCGAGAAGCCGTACTGGTCGACCAACGGCCCGGACGGCGAGACGTGCTGGGTCTCGGTCAGCGGCGAGGACGCGGTCGTCGTCATCGACTACGCCACGGCGGACGTGCTGGCCGAGGTGCCGGTCGGCGACCACCCGCAGCGGGTGCGCGAGGGCGTCGTCGCCCGGGACGTGCTCCGGTCCTGGAGGTGA